GCCCGGGACATATCCGGCTGGAGAATTTGCTTTAACATTAGCTGTTGCATTCCAGGCGGAATTTCAGTTTCGGAGGCCTGAGCAATCAACTTCACATTGTGCATTTGGTTTTCGACGCACTCTTCTTCGTTAGGAGTCTTTCTACAATCCAAGAAAAAGAGAAAACAAAATGAGAATATAGAAATAAGAAAAGCGGACTTGCGCCCGCTTTTCATACATTGAATCAATTTCAAAGGAATCGATTACTTTGCGTTGCTTTCGTCAACCGCGAAAGTAGCTTCTACTCTCTTTCTAAGTTCTCTCAGGTAGCTTTTTTTAGCTCCGTTGATCTTCATAGCTTCTTCGTAGAGTTTAATAGCTTTTTCGAAATCACCGGTTGAAAAGTAATAAGTTCCGAGGTTTGCTTTCGCTCCCCAAGACTGACCCTTAGCTTTTTTATCGGCTTTTTCCCACGCTTCTTTTGCTTTTTTGAAACTTGGAGTTTCACCTTGGATTTCTTCGTAACCTTCAGTAAGAAGTTCTTTTACTTCTTCATCTTCGTCTTTTACGAAAATTTCGATCTTCTCAGTCTTAACGATCGGAGAAAGTCTTCCTTTGATGTAACCAGCAGCTTCGTCCAAACCTTGTCCGAAAGAATCCAGAATAGAAGGACACTCTAAGTTTCCAACGCTGTTGAAGATTTTTGCAGGATTAGAAACCACTGCTTTTTTCACTTCTCCAGTCTCTACTTTGATCAGAGTTGCATCGAGAGGGATCAACATGTAACGAACGCCGGTAGGCTTAGAAACTGGATCGTTTCCAGTGTTCACTTCTTTTCCAGTCGCCATAGAAGCCGCGAAACCCGCAACTTTCATTCCAGCAGCAACCATATCGATTTTGTTTTCGCTACCACACTCAGTGTAAGGTTTTTGATATCCAATGTAAAGAATCGCTTCCGCACCGAGAAGATTTCCGATCTTTGCTCTGGACTTAGTAATACCAGTAAGAGAAAGAGTAGCTTCGTTGAGAACGTCTGCGCGTTTGCTGAGGTCGATCAGTTTGTAATAAGATTCTTTGTCGAATGCTTCGAAAACCTTAGCTGGCATTTGATCGATAAAGCTAGAACCTTCTCCGAAGATCGCTTCCCAAAGACTTTTCTTTGGAGGCTCAACTGCCAATCCTACGTTACGAATGGTTCCGAGGAATTTTTGAAGGGCACGGCCTTCTTTGTCTTTCGGGAATACCGGATATTCTACATCGACTGTGTCTGCGCAATTTCCTAAGAACATAAGGAGAACTAACACAGAAATTAGAGAAGATAATTTTCTCATGGAAAGTAATACCAATCCTGTTTTGATTTTGGGGGTAAGGGCTTATTTAAAACTCGAAATAAATCGTGTCAATATATTTTAAAACACAGGCTTGCAATTTGAATCAGGACCGATTTCTTATCTTGTTTTTTTGATTGTAGCAAGACTTCTCTCAATAGAAATTGAATGGGACCGGATTTTGCTATGCACAAACAATCCATTTTCATTCTACTTTGTATCTTTTTAATGACCGGATGTTTTGCATCGAAGAAAGAATCCGATTCAAGAGACCAACAACTTATAAGTTGGCTCCTTGCTTCCGGTTCCGATCCATCCTGCGTCGATTACTATACTCAAGGGAACCTTTGTCTCAAAACTCCGGTTGTAATCAACGAAAAATGTTCCTCTCCTGAATTAGATCGCTTTCAAAATGGAATCCAACCGGCCGGTTCGCAAAACAGAGATACCTTAGGAGAACTTCTCCGCTGCTGGAGTAAGTGCAATTCTACATTCTATCTAAACTACGTTTCCTCGAACGGATCTTGTTCCTTCGATACGGAGAAAAATTTTGAAGATGCAAAGCGCTCCGGTTCCTCAAATAGCGGGAATCTTTGGAGACAATGCCAGTCTAATTGTAACACGGGGGCCGATCCCGCCTATCCAAAGTTAAAAGGAATTTCTACAACGACAACCTATTGGCCATACTTATGAAAACCCTCGAAGAAATCACCAAAGCACTCAAGAGCACTTATATGGATCATGAAGTGGAAGAAAAACTTCCTCTGATCCAAGAAATTCAGAAATTAAAAAAAGAAAAGAACGCGGTTCTTCTCGGACATAATTACATGACTCCGGATGTTTTTCATGGAGTTTCCGATATCACGGGCGATTCTCTCTATCTAAGTAAGGTGGCGGCCGACACTTCCGCCGATATCATTCTTTTTAACGGCGTCCACTTCATGGCGGAGACGGCGAAACTTATGTCCCCGCAAAAGAAAGTCCTGATCGCGGATTTGAAAGCGGGATGTTCTCTTGCAGAAAGTATTACGAGACAGGATGTAATCGATCTTAAGAAAAAATATCCGGGAGTCCCGGTGGTCACTTATGTAAACTGCACAGCGGACGTAAAAGCGGAGACCGATATCTGTTGCACTTCGGCAAACGCGTTACAAGTGGTCGAATCTCTGGAGAGTGATACGGTCATTTTTTTGCCGGACCAATATTTGGCTGCGAACGTTCAGAATCTTACGAAGAAAAAAATCATCACGCATCCCGGAAGTTGTATGGTTCACGAGATGTATTCCGCGGATGATATCGAACTTACGAGAAGACAATTCCCCGGTGTTACGGTCATCTCCCATCCGGAATGTAAAACTGAAGTCGTGGATCATTCCGATTATTCCGGTTCCACTTCTCAGATGAGTGAATTCATTCGTAAATCCGAAGCTAAGAACATTTTTCTAATTACGGAATGTTCCATGGGGGACAATCTTCGTTCGGAATTTCCGGACAGACACTTTGTCTCCACTTGTCAGGTCTGCCCTCACATGAAAAGAATCACTCTGGAAAAAATCAGAGACGCGCTCCTCTACGATCAGTTCGAAATTCATCTGGATCCGGAAGTCATCGAGAAAGGAAGAATGTCCGTTCAAAGAATGTTGGATCTTTCTTTTAAGAAGTAGGAACTCCTATTTTTTTTCGAAGAGATATGCGGCTTTCGTGAGAATTTTGAAAAGTAGGAACTCCTACTTTATTCTCGAAAAGATTTGCAACTTCGTGAGAATTTTGAAATGTAGGAACTCATACTTTATTCTCGAAAGGACATGCAACTTCGTAAAAATTTTGAAATGTAGGAACTCACACTTTATTCTCGAAAAGATATGCAACTTCGTGAAAATTTTGAAATGTAGGAACTCATACTTTATTCTCGAAAAGAAATGTAACTTCGTAAGAATTTTGAAAAGTAGGAACTCACACTTTCTAAGATCAACGGTTTCCATCTATCCTCTACAATTCTTCCGGGGATTTGTTTGTCGGAACAAATGTTGAGAGCAGCGAAAAAGACTTGCGTTTCAAAAAAACAGCAATTCTGAAAAAGAAAAAAATCTACATCGATAAAGAATATTATTATTTAGGAATATAACAATGTATCGAATTGGAAATGGAATCGATTTTCACAAACTGGAAATCAATCCGGAGCGAGCTCTCGTTCTGGGAGGAATCGAATGTGAATCCGAATTTGCTCTTGTGGGGCATTCGGACGCCGATATCATTCTCCACGCGATTTCCGACGCGATCTTGGGAGCATTGGCCCTCGGCGATATCGGCCAGTATTTTCCGGACACGGATCCGAAACTAAAGAATATGGACAGCAAGCTCATTCTTTCCAAATGTTTGGAACTCATGAAAGAAAGAAATTTCGAACTCATCAACGTGGATTGCACCGTGATCGGAGAAAGACCAAAGATCGCCCCTCTCAAAGAAAGAATTACAAAATCCTTAAGTAGCCTATTATCTCTTCCTGCAGATTGTGTTTCCGTAAAGGCCACCACAACCGAAAAGATGGGAGCTTTGGGAAGACAGGAAGGAATCGGAACCTTCTGTACGATTCTTTTGGGTAAGAATTCTAAGATTTGATTCGGATTCTTCTCTAACCTTGATCGTAAACGAATCGTTTTTTGATTCAAAAAAAACGAATATACAAAACGATTCTTATGTTCGGACTTTCCTCGTGCGGAACTTTTACTTTTTCAGAGTGTCTTCGAACGCAATTTTAGAAATATCCGACTTTAGAAGATTTTTCTTTTCCTTGATCGTTTTTGGAACCCGCATATCGACCTTGTGCAGATTTGCTTTTTGAATGGTAATTTTTTTACCTTCCAGATTCTCCATCACGACTTCTTTGTCGTCCTGTCCGATTTGTTTTCCGTCGACACTCGAACCGTCTCTCAAAATCGCTCGATCCGTAAAACCGCCGTTCGGGTCGGGAATCACGGCTTCCAATTCAATAGAACTTTCATCAAAGCCTAGAATTTTAACCTGTGACAAGGAATCGCCCGTCTTCAAATGAACTATTACTTTTCCGGAAGCCGCCAATTGATAAAGCGTCTGATCTACCGATTGTTTTTCCGGATTCCAACTGTTCGCAAATAAATTCTCTTCACAAAATTCTATCGTCCGAGTTCTTCTCACGAGAGTGATCGCCCAACCTCCGACGAGAGTGACCGCGTAGTCTTTCCAGTTTGTGACTTCCGTGATTCTCAAAGTCTGACCTGCGGGAACGCTGGGTTCTGCTTTACGAAACACCGGAGCCAAACCGAACAAAAAAGAATAAAGAGGTTCAACGGAAGCAACCTTACAAGTCGAATCCGCAGAAGCCAAAACCGTTCTATGATTTTTATCCTCGCTCAATCTCTGATCGATCTTACAATAAGAAAGAAGAAGGATGATATAGAATGGAAATACAACGTAGAATTTAATTTTCATAGGCCCTTTTTAACGATTATGGTTTTTCAAGTTTTTGATTGGATTGCAATGAATTCAGAAAAATACATTCAATAAATTTAATGTATTTTAACTCAAATTCCTCCGAACACACCGAAGAGCTTTCTTAGCCCCCGAACTCACAATATTCTTCACTGATGCATTCGCAAGCCCTGGTCCGAGCATTGAAATTTTTGCCGCGGTGGAAGAAGTACAAGAAGTTGTTGTCCAATAATCCCCGGAAAAAGTTTCCGAAAATAAAGTCGTATCAATTGCAATTCCGGCAAATCCTGGCAAACAGACAATTCCACCGGCGCCTCCCGCAAAACAAGGATTCACCGTTTTAAATCCCGGGCAACCCGCCATCAAAGACCCGTTAGGGCCGCTATAAAGATCTGCCGGAGGGGGAGCAATCGCAGAATAAGCTCCAGGCAACGATTGCATTGCGGGCAGATCCTTTTGCATACTTTGACATGCAGTCATCAAAGGCCCGGAAGTTAAGAATAGACCGTCGTCACAACTTGCATCCGCAGTAGAACAATAAGCGAGAGTATCGGTTATCGCTCCGTAGTCATCAGCTGTGCTTCCTTTTCCTTGACAGTCATTGAAACCAGGTCTGTAGACTTGACCGTAAGAACATTTCGTCCAATAATTATCCAACCCGGAAGAAAAGATAACTACCGCCCCATTCACTCGATCGCCGTTCGCAGCCAAGACTACCGTAACAGTATAATCTTTTTTTAATCCGTTTTCATCGGTGAACGAATAAACAACTGGGTTTGTAAAATCCTGAACCGTAATTCCGGAAACCTGAAGTGTTCCCCCCACTTCCAGCTTGGAGTTTTCAGGAATCGAAAACGTAGCTTTCAGCGCGCTTACGACCGCTCCGTTCGGAACCGCAACGGTAACGGTGGAATTCGATTGCGCTTCCGTGATTCCTCCGGCGCAGATTCCCGCACCACAATAATTAGAAAAAGAAGACGATAGATCGAATGCAAACGCCTTGATTCCATTGGCGTTCGGTTTAATCACCGCGGCTAATCCGATTAACTGTTGCTCGGTACAATCCGGACAGTTTTCTTTGGTAGGAAAAATCGACTCGGTGACAAACTGAGAAAGTGGATTTAAAAAACAATTTGTAGAAAGACCACAAATCAAAATCACAAATAGATTACATAAGATTCTTTTCATTTTATAACTTTCCAATAAAAAGAGTGTAACCCAAGAAATCGGATCTTGCATCCAAATTTCAAAAACGGGGAAAGAAAGTTTATAAAAAAATGACTTTGTGCTCCGGAAAGGGACTTAGAGGACCACAATGAAGCCAAGAACCTCCCCCATTCGAGTAGGATTTCTATTTTTGTAGGAAAGGACTTCGTCGCTTAACAGAAACGTCAAACCGAAGTCCTTTCTCTCGCTCCATTTAACTCGGAACGTCGAAACTGAAATTATCCAGATCATCCGAGGGAGCTTTTTTAAAAATGAGCGCGTCCGAACCGTCGTTATAGTAGTGTTTTCTTATATGAATTCTTTGGAATCCGCAGACGTTATAGAGACCGATCGCGGAAACGTTGTGCGAACTGACCTCGAGGAAAAAAGTTTTTTCTCTTTCGGCGTTGAGCAAAAATTCTAATATGAGTTTCGCCTTACCTTTTCTTCGATGAGCAGGATGAACCGCGACTCGATAAATCTCGATTTCATCTCCGGCGAGTTTATAGAGCAAGTAACCCAGATCCTTTACCCCGATTCCTTCCGATTCTGCAAAATGAGAAAGAATCATTTCTTCGGTCCAGGCTTGCGATCCGAAACAGGCGTTTTCCAGCAAGAGCAGCCAGCTTAAATCGGATTTATCGAGTTTTTTTATATCCAAAAGATTGAAACCATTTTGATTTTACTGTCAAATTCTGATTGCAGGAGTCCAATGTTCAATCAAGATTCAGCACCTATAATATTCGAGAAGATTGAATTCTTCTTAGGAATCTTAAGAATCAAGGAGTTAGTATGAAAAAAATAGGTAAAATCGTATATGCGGTTCCCTTTGCGATTTTCGGATTGTTCCACTTCCTTTCCGCTCCGGCGATGTCCGGGATGGTTCCGTCCTACATTCCCTTTCCGGTAATCTGGGTTTATCTCATCGGCTTGGCTCTGATCGCGGCTGCAGTTTCCATCATTACGGGAATCAAAACTCATCTCGCGACGATCCTTCTTGCGGTTCTTCTCGGAATCTTTATCGTTTTGGTTCATCTTCCGGGCGCGGCTGCGGGAAATCAAATGTCCACCGTTTCCCTTCTCAAAGACCTTTCTTTGCTCGGCGCGGCTCTTTTGATCGCAGGTTCCACGAAAGACTGAGTTCTTTTTTTGAAAAAAGCGGGGTTTAACTCCGCTTTTTTCATTTTTCTCCTCAAAAACATCCTTCCTCTTTTCCATCCGAGAACCGTAACATTTAGGGAGATGAGATTTTTTCCGTTAGCCGATAGTTAAAGGAAGAACTCACCCGTTTCGAGGAAGTTTCATGTCACAAAACATTCTACGCGTTCTCATCGTTTTTACCCTTTTCTTTTTTGTTTCCTGCGAAAGGTCCAAAAACTTTGGATTTCAAAATCGGGGAGATCGACCTCCTAGCGTGGAAGATCTGGAAGCCTGGAAAGAAAGACTCGCCCTCAACGAAGCCGAGATCATCGAACTGGAAAAGAAAATCTCTGCGATGGTTCAAAAGACCAGATCCGCCGGCGCCTTGAGTTGGAAGATCGCACAAGGTTATATGAAAATCGGCGACTACGATATGGGAGTGAAATACTATAACCGCGCGCTCAAAGAAAATAACGAAGGGAAGAAAGTCGAAATCGTAGGAGCCGAACTTCATTTTTTCGAACCGGCGATTCCTTTTTTTGAAAAGGCTCTTCTTCTCAAACCGATCGACCAACAGCTGTTATTCGAAACCGCGCTCGCATACGCAAACGCTTCCAAAGACAGGGGTTGGGAAACCGCGAGAAGACAGATCGCGATCGATCTTTTTACTCACCTCGCGATCCAAGATCCGAGAGATTCTCGATTTCCATTTCAATTGGCTCTGATCTATTTCGATTCTTCCATGCCCGATTCTTCTTGGGAAGGTGTGTCAGCGGGTTTTCACGATCAGGACAAGGCGTTAAGAATTTTGGACGATATTCTAAAAAAAGAATTTAGAAACGTTCCCGCACGTTTTGCAAAGGCTAACTTTTTATACAGACTCGGAAAGACGGATGACGCAAAAGAAGAATATCTGAAAATCAAAAAGACAATCGAAGAATTGAACGACGCGGGTTTGGTTCGGGAAGGTCTGAATAAAAACGATTCTTATCAGAACGTCCTTCAAAACTTAAAAAAAATCTCCGAAAATTCTCCGAAAGAAGAATGAATCTCCTCGTCCTCGCAGATCCCAAGGTCTCGCAATTTTGCATTCGTACAAGAATATTCAAAAAATGGAATTCTTGGGAAGAAGCTCAAGTCAATCTACGTTCCTCTCTTCCGGAATCCATTTTGCGGAACTCAGAACTTTTTTCGGAAAGAATTTCGAAAGAACTTCAAGAGTTGAAGTTCTCTATCCTTTCCATCTTCGACGACGAATATCCGCCGCTCTTAAAAGAAATCTTTGATCCGCCTCTGATTCTTTTTACAAAAGGAAATCAAAAAATTCTCCGTGAGAATTTTGCCGCCGTCGTCGGAACCAGAGAACCTTCCCCCATTTCCTCCTTCACAGTAACGCTCCTTCCTTCGTTTCTAAAGACTCAGGGATTTTTTGGAATCGTTTCCGGCCTCGCAAAGGGAATCGACGCGATCGCAATGCGCTCCGCTCTCGACGAAGGTTTGTCCGTGATCGGCGTAATGGGAACCGGACCCGAAACTGAATATCCGATCGAAAATAAGAAATTGTATCGGAGTATGAAAGAATCGGATCGCGCCTTGATTCTTACGGAATATCCTCCGGGTCATGTCCCATTAAAATATTCTTTTCCAAAACGAAATCGAATCATCACCGGAATTTGTTCTTCGGTTTTTATCTTAGAAGCTCCTGAAAAGTCAGGAGCCATTTCTTCTGCACACAACGCCCTCGAACAGGATCGGCAGATCTTTATCTTTTCGCATCCGAGCCAAACTCGAAATCAAGGCGGGGAACTTTTAATTCGAGAAGGAGCTGACGTTTTGGATTTAAGAACCATCTCTTTGGGAATGGAAGAAGTCTTTCATTCAAACGAGCTTTTGCCCGATTCTCAATCGGCGATCCCAGGAATGCTTGCAGAACTTTCAAAGAAACGTTTTTCTGGCGAGTGGAAACATATCGGATCCGGTTATTATGCGAAAAAAACAAATTCCCAATCTTTACTCCCGGGCCTTTGATCCCGTTCCCGCCTGGTCTCTCGGACTTTATAGAATCGTCTTCGGTTTTTTACTTTTTATATTAGCATTTCGTTATTTTGCAAACGGATGGATCTCTAAATATTTTTTAGACCCGGCCTTTCACTTTAAATTCTACGGACTTTCGTGGGTCGGAGTTTTTCCCGCTTGGATTTTATATCCCCTCTTTGTTTCTCTTCTTTTTTTCTCCATTTTCATCGCGCTGGGTGTCTTTTATAGAATTTCGATTCTCTGTTTTTTTATCATCTTCAGTTATATCAACCTTCTGGAAGTCGCGGTTTATCTCAATCACTACTATCTCATCTGCCTCATTCTCTTTTTATTGATCTGGATCCCGGCGGACAGGGCTCTCAACGTATTTCATATTTTTAGAATATTCAAAAACAGAGCGATTCAAGAGATCGAACCGATTCCGGCCTGGAATTTATATCTTTTGCGTTTTCAAATCGGGGTTGTCTATTTTTTCGGGGGAATCGGAAAACTCGTTCCGGATTGGCTCGTCGACGCGCAGCCGGTTCGTATCTGGCTCTTACGGAACTCCGACATTCCTATTTTCGGTTCGACCCTTTCCATGCCCGCGACCGGCTATCTTTTTAGCTACGTCGGTTTGGTCTTCGATCTTACCGTTCCATTCTTACTCTTAAACCGGAAGACAAGAGCATTCGGATATTCTTTAGTTCTTATATTTCATTTTTTAACTTGGAAATTGTTTCCGATCGGAATGTTTCCTTGGGTGATGATCTTAAACGCTACGCTTTTCTTTTCTCCTACTTGGCCCGTGGATCTGTTTCGTTTTCTCAAATCCAGGAGTATGCTTCCCAATCGCGAGAATATTCTTCTTTTCTTATGGACCCGCTTCCCGATCCATTTTAGA
This is a stretch of genomic DNA from Leptospira tipperaryensis. It encodes these proteins:
- the lep gene encoding LipL41-expression chaperone Lep, with protein sequence MKSGRKSAFLISIFSFCFLFFLDCRKTPNEEECVENQMHNVKLIAQASETEIPPGMQQLMLKQILQPDMSRAIVLRCMSDKTLKQVQCELGKEKFLDLKECKQFGKEEEK
- a CDS encoding lipoprotein LipL41, whose protein sequence is MRKLSSLISVLVLLMFLGNCADTVDVEYPVFPKDKEGRALQKFLGTIRNVGLAVEPPKKSLWEAIFGEGSSFIDQMPAKVFEAFDKESYYKLIDLSKRADVLNEATLSLTGITKSRAKIGNLLGAEAILYIGYQKPYTECGSENKIDMVAAGMKVAGFAASMATGKEVNTGNDPVSKPTGVRYMLIPLDATLIKVETGEVKKAVVSNPAKIFNSVGNLECPSILDSFGQGLDEAAGYIKGRLSPIVKTEKIEIFVKDEDEEVKELLTEGYEEIQGETPSFKKAKEAWEKADKKAKGQSWGAKANLGTYYFSTGDFEKAIKLYEEAMKINGAKKSYLRELRKRVEATFAVDESNAK
- the nadA gene encoding quinolinate synthase NadA — encoded protein: MKTLEEITKALKSTYMDHEVEEKLPLIQEIQKLKKEKNAVLLGHNYMTPDVFHGVSDITGDSLYLSKVAADTSADIILFNGVHFMAETAKLMSPQKKVLIADLKAGCSLAESITRQDVIDLKKKYPGVPVVTYVNCTADVKAETDICCTSANALQVVESLESDTVIFLPDQYLAANVQNLTKKKIITHPGSCMVHEMYSADDIELTRRQFPGVTVISHPECKTEVVDHSDYSGSTSQMSEFIRKSEAKNIFLITECSMGDNLRSEFPDRHFVSTCQVCPHMKRITLEKIRDALLYDQFEIHLDPEVIEKGRMSVQRMLDLSFKK
- the ispF gene encoding 2-C-methyl-D-erythritol 2,4-cyclodiphosphate synthase; this translates as MYRIGNGIDFHKLEINPERALVLGGIECESEFALVGHSDADIILHAISDAILGALALGDIGQYFPDTDPKLKNMDSKLILSKCLELMKERNFELINVDCTVIGERPKIAPLKERITKSLSSLLSLPADCVSVKATTTEKMGALGRQEGIGTFCTILLGKNSKI
- a CDS encoding LIC_13076 family protein codes for the protein MKIKFYVVFPFYIILLLSYCKIDQRLSEDKNHRTVLASADSTCKVASVEPLYSFLFGLAPVFRKAEPSVPAGQTLRITEVTNWKDYAVTLVGGWAITLVRRTRTIEFCEENLFANSWNPEKQSVDQTLYQLAASGKVIVHLKTGDSLSQVKILGFDESSIELEAVIPDPNGGFTDRAILRDGSSVDGKQIGQDDKEVVMENLEGKKITIQKANLHKVDMRVPKTIKEKKNLLKSDISKIAFEDTLKK
- a CDS encoding GNAT family N-acetyltransferase, producing MDIKKLDKSDLSWLLLLENACFGSQAWTEEMILSHFAESEGIGVKDLGYLLYKLAGDEIEIYRVAVHPAHRRKGKAKLILEFLLNAEREKTFFLEVSSHNVSAIGLYNVCGFQRIHIRKHYYNDGSDALIFKKAPSDDLDNFSFDVPS
- a CDS encoding DoxX family membrane protein yields the protein MKKIGKIVYAVPFAIFGLFHFLSAPAMSGMVPSYIPFPVIWVYLIGLALIAAAVSIITGIKTHLATILLAVLLGIFIVLVHLPGAAAGNQMSTVSLLKDLSLLGAALLIAGSTKD
- a CDS encoding tetratricopeptide repeat protein → MSQNILRVLIVFTLFFFVSCERSKNFGFQNRGDRPPSVEDLEAWKERLALNEAEIIELEKKISAMVQKTRSAGALSWKIAQGYMKIGDYDMGVKYYNRALKENNEGKKVEIVGAELHFFEPAIPFFEKALLLKPIDQQLLFETALAYANASKDRGWETARRQIAIDLFTHLAIQDPRDSRFPFQLALIYFDSSMPDSSWEGVSAGFHDQDKALRILDDILKKEFRNVPARFAKANFLYRLGKTDDAKEEYLKIKKTIEELNDAGLVREGLNKNDSYQNVLQNLKKISENSPKEE
- a CDS encoding DNA-processing protein DprA — translated: MNLLVLADPKVSQFCIRTRIFKKWNSWEEAQVNLRSSLPESILRNSELFSERISKELQELKFSILSIFDDEYPPLLKEIFDPPLILFTKGNQKILRENFAAVVGTREPSPISSFTVTLLPSFLKTQGFFGIVSGLAKGIDAIAMRSALDEGLSVIGVMGTGPETEYPIENKKLYRSMKESDRALILTEYPPGHVPLKYSFPKRNRIITGICSSVFILEAPEKSGAISSAHNALEQDRQIFIFSHPSQTRNQGGELLIREGADVLDLRTISLGMEEVFHSNELLPDSQSAIPGMLAELSKKRFSGEWKHIGSGYYAKKTNSQSLLPGL
- a CDS encoding HTTM domain-containing protein; this encodes MRKKQIPNLYSRAFDPVPAWSLGLYRIVFGFLLFILAFRYFANGWISKYFLDPAFHFKFYGLSWVGVFPAWILYPLFVSLLFFSIFIALGVFYRISILCFFIIFSYINLLEVAVYLNHYYLICLILFLLIWIPADRALNVFHIFRIFKNRAIQEIEPIPAWNLYLLRFQIGVVYFFGGIGKLVPDWLVDAQPVRIWLLRNSDIPIFGSTLSMPATGYLFSYVGLVFDLTVPFLLLNRKTRAFGYSLVLIFHFLTWKLFPIGMFPWVMILNATLFFSPTWPVDLFRFLKSRSMLPNRENILLFLWTRFPIHFRKSVFAFIESFLRFLEKKSLQSENFLFSKGRSLRKKFGFVLSDRSFRYFWVFYILLQILLPLRHFLYPGYHLWTEQGFRFSWQIMLVQKNGIASFRVVNQQTGETTVVLPESHLNEIQRIMMSYQPDLILQFAHWVGENEKARTGQEVSVYADVMVSLNGRKSQILIDPERDLMKVSNSLVNKEWVLSGDED